In Nakaseomyces glabratus chromosome A, complete sequence, the DNA window CACATACTTCTCGGGGAACTGCGACGGAAACCCCCTTGGCACCCACGCGGTAGCTGAAATCATCGTCTATACTGGCCTCTCCTGCTCCAACGCACACACACTACTCActtatgcgatgagcttccTTTTCATacttgcgatgagctcgCAGctgaagctcatcgctttgaaaaatttttagTTTCCCGCACAGAAACTCACACAGAACGAGTTTAGTTTGGGATAAGATAGTGCCCCGGTGCTAGTTCTGACAAGTACTTCTGTCAGTTAGTCCTGTCAAGTAGCCCTGTCAAGTAGCCCTGTCAAGTAGCCCTGTCAAGTAGTTCTGAGAGTTGCTTGCTGAAGTTGCCGTCTATCCCTGGAAGTGCTGGCCTTTGAGAGATGAGTGAGAAGAAGATCGAGGAGCTTTTGAAGCTTCTGAGCATGAACAATGGGGACATGTCGAAGTTGACAGCGAACCAGCGGAAGGAGATGAAGGAGTACAAGTTCTGGAAGACGCAGCCTGTGACGAAGTTTGACGAGGAAGTGAAGGAGGAAGGGCCCATCCACGAGGAGAAGACGCCTGCGGATATACCTGACGAGCCGCTGCCCCTGTTGCCAGACTTCGAGTGGTGTGCCATTGATGTCGACGACGAGAAGCAGTTGGAGGACGTGTTTGTGCTGCTGAATGAGAACTACGTGGAGGACCGCGATGCGTCGTTCAGGTTCAATTACACCCGCGAGTTCTTCAACTGGGCGCTCAAGAGCCCCGGCTGGACCCCCGACTGGCACATCGGTGTGCGTGTGAAGGCCTCCAAGAAGCTGATTGCGTTCATCTCCGCCATCCCAGTGAGGCTCAGAGTGAGAGCCAAGGTTATCGACAGCGTCGAGATCAACTTCCTATGTGTGCACAAGCAACTGAGATCAAAGAGGTTGACTCCCGTGCTGATCAAAGAGATCACCAGACGTGTCAACAAGCGCAACATATGGCACGCACTGTACACAGCCGGTGTGGTGTTGCCTGCTCCGGTGAGCACCTGCAGGTACGCACACAGACCGTTGAACTGGGACAAGCTATATGAGGTCCAGTTCACTGACCTGCCTCCGAACGCCACGAAGGCGGAGATGGTGGCCAAGTACACGCTTCCAAAGGCAACGAAGACCGCCGGTCTGAGAGAGTTGAGACTCGAGGATGTAGACCAGGCCCTGGCACTGTTCAACAGGTACCAGTCCCGGTTTGATATCGTCCAGGAGTTCACCAAGGAAGAGTTCATACATTGGTTTATTAACGACAAGAACGTTGTGGAACAGGACAAGAGGGTTGTATTCTCCTATGTTGTTGAGAGCGAGGGCAAGGTAACAgacttcttctctttctacTCACTGCCATTCACAATCTTGAACAACTCCCGCTACAAGGACCTGGGTATCGGTTACTTATACTACTACGCCTCGGATGCCGACTTCAAGTTCGAGGACAGGTTCGACAAAGAAGGTACATCACTCCTAAAGCAAAGACTCTCCACGTTGGTGCAGGACGCATGTATCATCGCGGCACAGAACAAGATGGACGTCTTCAACGCTTTGTCCTCCCAGGATAACACACTGTTCCTGGAAGACCTGAAGTTTGGTCCAGGTGACGGGTTCTTGAACTTCTACCTGTTCAACTACAGAACATTCCCAATCACCGGTGGCCTGACTGAGGACCAGCACTTCGACACCGAGCACCGCAGTAACGTCGGCGTTGTCATGCTGTAAAAGCCACCATTGCCCTGTGTATAGAACATATGTACCCAGTATTTATGTAAGAGAATATCCCATTCACATCTCGCTATGCATCGCTATGGCTTATGACAAAGAGATGGCTGGGCTTTTCCCCACAGAAAATCCCGCagcaagaaagaaaacGCATCAAAGTGATAAGAGACTCGCCATGGCTTTGAAGACAATGGTGGAGTGGTATAATGGGGACTGGAAATCTGGAATGTAGAACTAGTATCGAGCATAAGATCTATTATGTCATTCTCATTTGTAATGATCTATCGGTAGTGGGGTCCTTTGAATGGACCCTGGGTGCTCAGCCATTTTAAAACGCCATTTCTTTGTGAGCCATGGCTTCTGATGTGATACCTATTTTTGGTAGAACCTGTATGGTGCAAGGCTTGTAGATCTTGGCGTGGCTTGCAGATCTCTAGCATGGCTAGTTTTCAACTGAATTTGATGTTCTGATCTGAGGTATATAAAGTGGTGGCATAGCACTGATAGATTGCCATTACTCTCTCATAAAACCTAAGTCAACAAGTAAAGAAAATACTACAATtccaaatacaaaaatgaaaCTCACACAAGTCGCTCTAATCTGCTCAATTGCATCTGTTAACGCTTCCACTGGTGGTCTTGATGACAACTTTGGTGGTAAGGCCGACAGTTCCAAGGAGAGCCCATCTGGCTCTCAGGCCGCTGACTCTGATTCGCCAAGCTCGCAAGTTGAAGCACAAGTGCCAAGTGCCAACGCTGCAGCTCAGCTTCCAAGCTCCAAGGCTGTCTCCCAAGTGCCTACTCAAAGTGTTGTGCAAAACTCCAACGTTGTCTCCAGTGCCAAGGGCAAAGACGGTTTTGCCGTTGAACCAAGCACCACCATTACTACCACAGATGCCAACGGTAACCCAACCACAAAATATCTGTGGTGGATCCCAGAAGCTACTCCATCTGTTTCCGCTAAGTCTGCCCCTACTTCAGTAGAAGACTCTGAATCCAGCTCGTCCAGTGCCGTTGTCTCTAGCACTGTCTCTCCTAGCGCTGTTTCCAGTGCCAGTGTCGTTAGCTCATCTCACAAATCCATTGTCTCTGACTCTGCCTTGCTGCAAAACTCTGATTTCTCCAGTGTTGTTTCCAGCTCTGTTTCCAGTTCTGCTTCCAGTTCTGCTTCCAGTTCTGCTTCGAAGGGCAAGAAGGGCAAGGACTCCGACGCCAGCTCCTCTGTGTCCTCCCACTCGAGAAGACCAGATGAGCCCATCACTGTACTAACATACTTGGACTCCGAGGGCCACACTGTGACCTCGAAGGTGTGGTGGACCCCTACAGGAGTCACATCGAGCAACACCGCCTCGGTGTCGGTATCCTCATCGATAGAGAGCAAAGAGAACAAGGCAGTGAGCTCAGTGCATGGCAAGAAGGACAAGAAGAGCAAGCACCAGAAGTCCCACTCCAGCACTACAGTGGAGACCACTACTGCCTCGTCATCAAAGGAACACACATCCAAGCACAAGGGCAAGGGCAAGTCCAAGTCCACCGTGGAGACCGTGCACACCAGCGTCTCCCACAGTGCCTCCCACAGTACCTCACAGAGTGTCAGCGAAGTAGCCAAGAGAGCAGTCCATTTCGAAAACGCAGGCGTAGTCGACAAGTACCCTCTCGTGCTAGCAGCAGGTTCCCTAGCCATCGCACTACTATTATAGTTTCCAAACCCGTTTTATAGAATTTCTGTACACTAGATAGCTCACATAGGCGCcataaaataaaagtttCAAGCATTAGAATAAAACCAGAAGCTGCACTCAACAGCATTGCAAAGATACTCAAGCGTTAATGCACCATGACTACCAGATATTAGCCTCAATGTGATTCATGAAGTGTATACCACTACATCACATGACCATACCCCACACGAcatccccccccccctgTGAGGTGAAGACTCGCTGGTTATAAAGCCAAAGGCTATTGGTTAGTGAGTCCTTGCTTCGATGGGCGATGGGCAGTGCGCCAAGGGAGCAAAGATAGTTATATTGGATGGTTTTGGTTCATAGGAGTGTGCATGTGTTTGAGAATGACTTTGCGTCTGTGTCCTGTGCGTTCTTCAACCGGTACCCGAACCCATACTCGCGGACAGTGAAGTCGATAGACACGTTGAACCAGCAGGTGCTGGACGGCAAGCTGCACACGACGCGGTTGCTGCGGAAGACCGGGAACATGCCTGTGTGGGCTCGTCCTTTCCTCGGGAGGATATCTGAGTCCTGGGTGATAGAGGTGTCTGTGGTGGACCCGCAGCGCGGGAGGATGGAGACGTTCACCAAGAACCTGGACCACACCAGGATCATGCAGGTGGAGGAGTACAGCACATACGACTACAACTTCGAGACGCGGAAGACCAGCGTGGTGAGCCGAGTGAAGTTTTCCAGTGGGTTCACCACGGGGCTGCGTGAGCGTCTGGAGAACTGGTCGAGGTCCATATTCGACGAGAACGTCAAGTACAGCAGGCAAGGTATGCTGTttgtgatgaagaagatcgAAGAGAAGAGGAACAAGAGGTCCTTGCTGCAGCAAATCCAGAACATCGAGCCTTGAACCCAAGGATATTTATGTGTGGGAAATCAATTTTCCGATTAACgacttttattttctttgccATACAAGAGAGTTTGCGTCGCTACTCAGCGATGCAAAGGCAATATCTCTCTTGGAGTGACTATAAAAACTgctctttattattttgttatcTTCCAGGGAATTATTTATTCGATCGTGATCGCCCggttttttttactttccCTTCTCTACAGCTTTTATCtttcttgttgttttttttgtacATAGATGACACCTCCACTACACTATATAAACTTATTTATTCGTATTGACCCTATAGATAGCCAAAGACTATTACGTTTCTAGCCTGACAGCCAAGCACAACGGACTATACTTGCTCACCTCCTCATGGCAGACACGCTATTATGGTCTCATGCCACGATACACCTGGAATTCTCacttctttgaaaaaaaatgaagaaaatagtCGATGAGCTGACATATTAGATGGATAAGCTATTGtaaatttatttcatttggTCTTAGAATCAGCATCAGACGCTAGAAACTATATACAGATTGCGAAGATGTCTTGGGATGATGCTGGAAACGACGATGCTGTCCTGATGGACTCCTGGGATGCCGAGGTTGATTTTGCCGGCGATGAGCCTATTCTGGACTCATGGGATGAGGAGCCAAAGGCCAAGAAGGAGGCTGCCAAGCCTAAGCCTAAGCCAAAGGCTGGTGGTAAGAAGAATGCCAAGGGTgaggagaagaaagagCAAGTGCTGGCCATTGATGAGCTAGATCCTCAGACGCGGAAGGagctgatgaagaaggcCGAGCTAGAGTCCGACTTGAACAACGCTGCTGATCTTCTTGGAGACTTGGAGATGGCCGAGGAGCACCCAAGAGCTCGTGCTATGCAGAAGGAGCAAGAATTGGCAGCACAAGCCGCACTTTTGAGACCTGCGATGACTAAAGACACACCAATTGAAGACCACCCATTATTCAAGGCAGAGACCAAGAAGGAATACCAGGACCTAAGAAAGGCATTGGCTACTGCCATTGTCACTATGCATGAAAAATCTTCTCTAAACTACTCATCCTCCTTGGCCATTGATTTGATCAGAGACGTATCGAAGCCAATGTCCATCGAAAATATTAGACAGACTGTCGCCACCCTAAATATCCTAATCAAGGACAAGGAGAAGGCTGAAAGACAGGCTCGTTTGGCTCGTGTCAAGGGTGGTACCGCTACTGGTGGTGCtggtaagaagaaggcTAAGGCCAAGACCAATTTGGGTGGTGCTTTCAAGAAAGATCAAGATTTCGACGTGGATGACATCAACTATGATGACTTCGGTGCTGACGATTTTATGTAAAGTTGATATTAAATAAGGTAGTAATAACTACATTAGTGTAGTGGTATAgaattttttattcaaacTTATGAgtttaatttttgaatgaTAAATGAAACATAGATAAATCATGCAAGATGGTAAATATCACAGAATTACGATAGTAGTTTAATGTTAGTGCTGCTTAAAGACTAAAAACTAtgcaaatattatttacaataATAGGGGACAATCTATCTGGCGATTTTCAATACGCTGTTATTTGATCACGCTATGCAGGAGGGGTTTTactttcttgttttttGACTCTTTTGATTATCTCAAGATAATTATATGGCGCGTATCCATTCTGTCCAGCTCTGTTTCGTACTTTCCACCAGTCTGAACTGCGGCCTAGAGGATCTGCTTTGCTTATAATAGCCACTAAATCTCCCTTCTTTAAtgtaatttcaatttgaGGATTTTCAGGCGTGAAATCATATAACGCCCTGGCAAATTCAAGTTTAGAAGGATCTATAGTACCATCTCCATCTTTTCCCATTGCAATGCTATTTCTCTGTTGAACTTCCTGTAGTTTCTGGATAAACTTATTGAGCAAATACGGGAAACCAAAAACTGCagataaaaagaatagcAAAGGCTTCAATGTTATCTTCCTCGCAGGTGCTTTATCATTGTTAAGTCCAAAACGGCTAAATTCCTCTAATAGGCGTGAATTACCAGAATTACCACCTCCTTGTATACGTTTTGGTGCGCTGCCTAGCCTCCCATTTGTGACAAAATACAGTAAccttttcaaaaacttcattATGGCAAATATGCCGAATGCTGATCCTAATACTTCCTTTAAATAGTTAAATTGTTCTGCAACAGAAATCATAGTAAAGAAAGAGTTATGAGTTGCCATGTAAGTGGATTCCAACATCTGTGCAAACCCGGTAACTGCTCCAATAAGGCTCTCTATAAGTTGGAACGTTGCTCTAGTAGATTCTCCAATCTGTTCTAAACCATTTCCTCCCATGTCACCATACGCTCCTCCGTAGTTATAACCATTATTGTAAAATGATCCGTAGTTCCCGTAACCACCTCCATACATGCCTCCATATCTATTCATAGCACCGCTATACATGGATCCAAACATTCCGCCATTGTTGCCATACATTCCACCACCGTAAATACCGCTGTCATAACCATATCCTCCACTGTTGTACATACCAGTTCCAACACCACCATTCATAGTGTTAGTCAATCCCGGTGGTCGGGGCACCACTTCCGGTGGTTCTGAACCCTCCCTAGTACCCTGCTCATGAGATTCCTGTGTTGTAGTGTCTCTGGTAGACATTAGGGAGTTATTAGCCTCATTCTCTATATCGAACGCCCGGTCTACCGCTGCGGTTGTGCCTCCATTAGTCTCCCAAGGCTTCGGCCTCGTCTCTGTATAGGTCATCACGCTAGTAATACCTGAGTTGTTTAGCAAAATGGGTGTTGAGCTACTGTTGAGAACGTGTCTTACCTTTATAGTGTTCCAAGGAATCTTGCTTTTaagataatattttgatcaAATGATGTCTATTGCTGAGATGATCCCTTTGCTAGTCATGATTTGGGCATCTTCTGCTCTTCTCCGGAGTTTATTTTGACGTTCCGGGATAACATAGCAAGACCGTTAACTATGCActaaataataaataattagtATAAAAACATCAAGAATTATAGTGTCATTGGGAAGTATCACATTGCGTAGCTTTACCTcctttaatattattaacattattttttgataatcGTACATCTCACAGCTCTAAAAATCTTATCGGCATAAagatttattattaataaatttataaagTATTGTACAATAGCTCAAACATTGAATTATCTGAGATAGTATAAAAAAGAGGATTgcaaagaaataaaaattaatgtAGTTTATCATATCCGCCTTGTCTGGCAATGTAGTGTATCCTGGTAgtaaaaagaagaaaaaataaaataagaAGTAATGAAACAAACATAAAAGCAACTTTAGTTGTTgaacaatgaaaaaaatagaatgaAGAGAACGGAAGTCTGCAGATCTAAATGGAAGAGGAAATGAGTTATACGTCGAGTGCAGTTTCCATATGCATTAAAACTTTAAAGGTTATCATAAAAAGCTGAATTGTACTATCTCAGCTATTAATTATAACTCTGGAGATGGAGTCTTTGGAATTTTTTCCATGTCATCTAATTGAACTTGAAAGTTTAATTGAAAACCTTTCTTAGAGCTTGTGGCACTTGCAACTGACGATGCAGCATTCTGTCTCTTCTTAACAATAATCTTTTCCTCGGTTGGATCTTCCAAATCAATTTGCTCAATTTCATCCTCTGCAATAACAGATGTACTTGAGGGAGAGTCTGAAAAAGAGGATGgcgaagatgatgaagagtCCTGTTGTTCATCTAGTTTTCTCAGCTCTGTACTTGAAATACGTAGAATCCGCCCTCTGTTGTCGGttaattgaatattatcaCATGATTTTCTGTGGCCATGAGAATGACGATGGCCATGTTTTGAATTAGATTTCTTTGGTGGCGGAGAGTTGCTTATAACTTTTAACTGTTTCAACACTTTCTGGTAACTGTCAAACCTCTTTTCAAGTTGCTTGACTTTCTTCTCCATGTCCCTTTGCTGCGTCGGTTTTGCAATTGGGGCATTTTCGTTGTTACCAATGAAATCCATGAGAAGTCTATCCTCCACTATTCTATTGGTTGTGATGGAGTGGATCAATTTCTCATTTTGCAATTTAAGCTCACTGATCTCAAGTTCAAGCTGTTTAATCTTCAAGTCAAGTTTTTGGGCCTCATATGACGTCGAACTCTGGCTTGACTGACTCTCTAGATTAACTTGGTTCCTAAGATCGTCCTGAATCACAGACATCATCCTATTAGAAGATAAATGCCCATGGCGGTGACTGTTTGCGTGTTTGGCTATATTATTTTGGCTCTCGTACCATTCCATATCGTAGTCTGTGGAAGTTGCGGAGATGAAACTATATCTGTTGGTGTTGATATTCTTATGATCAATTTGTACAAATCCGTTTCTGTCAGTTGGCAACGCTTCGACATCCAAACCGTCTCTCAATTGTTGGGAGTCGACGTCCTTAGCAGAGGTTGCTGTTTCAGTAGAGAAAATCCTAGAAGAACCCACTTCTTTTGAGTGAGAAGCTGGAACCTGCTTCCTCAGGTGTTGTTCTTCATACAGAGTCTTTTCACTGTTGGCATCCGACACCTTCCTTGCATCTTTGTCATCCGACACAGCTAAAGTTTCATCCTTTGTTGTAGTGGCTCTGTCGCGTCTTGTGCTAGTAGAGTCACGGTTCTTGTTCCTCTTAGGAACTATGACTTCTTGCCGTAGCTGATCCAGAGACTCCTTGATCATTGACACTTGCTCAAAGCCCGACATACTGGTGGTCTGGCTGTTGTTTTCATTAGAAGCAGAGCCCTGCTGCTGAGAGCCCGCCTTACCATTGCCAGTCTTCATCAGAAGCGCGGATAGCAAAGGCAGAGTTGATGTTGAAGTAGAGCTTTTCTGCAAGAACTCGGGCTTCAGCATCTTTGGAGCACCCATGCTGAAGTTAGGACCCGGGTTGGCACCGCCTGTGTTCTGGAACTGCAGCCGCAGCGGCGAGAGGGACCTCAGCGTGTCCGAGTCCCTCCTGGACCGCTGCTGGGACCTCCCGGTCCTCGAGAGCTCGCTCAGCTTGGACAGTGATGTCGGGTACAACAGCGAGTTCATCGGTGCGTGCTGGTCTAGCTTCAGCTTCGTCGGCGAGAGCAGCGTCTTGTCGTCAAACCCAAACGCTATGGGAGACATGCTGGGCGACAGCTCGTTGAAATGTGGCGAGTTCATATCCGACGTCCACTTATGTTTGAGTGTTTTTAGCCTGTGTCCTTTGTCGTTGTCGTTGTCGTTGTCGTTGTCGTTGTCGTCGTTGTCTTGGCTCTCTTAGCAATCGAGGAACTATTCCATGGATTCGCTTGTTCTCTTTTTTGTGGTCAAGCGTAATATATAGAAAACCTGAACTCTGTTCCCAACCGATCCCCCACACACAGGCAGCTCCCAAATCCAATTGGACCACTTGAATGGACCACTTGAATGGACCACTTGAATGGATCCCCAGGGAGAGACTGGCTATTGTTGATtcgatgcgatgagctttcATTGTTTACAAGTTTcccattattttttgggCCAATCCGTGCGGCGATCTCTGTGGCTACACGCAACTCCTTGCCTTTTGTTTACTATTTAACCCGATTGGGACGTTCCCACTTCGTCCATGTCATCACCGACAACAGAAATCACATGATCACTATATCATCTGAAGGGCAGTTAGTGGTCTCAGTTGTATCGATTAATTCTTAGtcatatatatgtatgTGAGTAAGCTATACACTCCTGTATGGTACATTTATATTATGGTAGGTGGGTGGTAGGTGGTAGGTGGTAGGGGGGGTCGTGGCATTCTCGTTTGTGCATTGTTTTCAGAACACTTGGCCGGTCATCTTGGCGACGAAGTGCATGGACATCACGGTGAAGATGAAACCGGCGGCCAGGAACAGCACTACGAGCGGGTCCACACGCAGTCCGTCGGCCTCGTCGGTGAAAATCTTCAGGATGCTGCTGCTGGAGCCCCCGAACCCAGCAGCACGCGCAGAGGTAGGCGTCTGCGTCTGCTGCTTCTCCTTCACGGCCTGCGCCTGTCTCCTTCTCTGCAACGTACGGTGACCTCCCGGTGGTGGTGGAGTAGAcattttttgtaattggtGTTCAATAGCTATTGCTTCTGCTTCTTATAACCAGCAACACCGCTAGCAAGAGAGGAAGAGAGAGTCCCTCTTTTCATCCAGTTTCCCAACTTGAGAATCCAAAAAGTCCAAAAGTCTAAAGATCCCCCACCAAGAAAATACTCTTCTGCGGGTTGAAAAGAGCACTTAATTACGTGAGAGACGATACCACGAAGAAAAAACGTGATTCATATATCAATATACGTATACATCACATGATACACGTACCGAATGAGATATAGATCACTGTATACAAGTCACATGATGTCCACGTATAGTGAGATATAAAACACGTGATGGATACGTATAAGTAGATAAGGTTGTCTTTTGCTTCTTTCCGCCTCTCCACACACCAAAAGCCCTTAGAAGTGGCCGTAGGATCCACCTATTTCAAAAACCCAAACACTTTCCCAGCCCACACATAGACATATCTACATGtacatgtatatatatctaCATGTATATATCTACATATACATCTACATCTACATGTATACATATACATTGAGCCCATTGCTGCTTACCCCACACATCACGTGAGTTCTGtggaaatgaaaaaaatttctgaaaaattccGCTTGCGGGATCCTCATCgctgaaaaatttgtcTTTCAACACATATAAAGAGCATCCTGCTGGTAGGGCATCTCTTCTCGCTTCCAGGACACCAACGCAATACCACAGCCAGGACACATGGACACCGACAGTAATCCTGAGGCGGGGGTCAATAACGGGGCCGCTAACGGTGCCGCCAACGCTGCAAGTCTCACAAACGACACAGCCACACctccaacaacaacaacaacaacagcaacaacaaataaTGATTACGAGGCCAACGATGAGGACGTTATACCTAACGCGATAGTTATCAAGAACATCCCGTTTGCGATCAAGAAGGAGCAGCTGCTGGACATCATCCAGGAGATGGGGCTGCCCTTGCCGTACGCGTTCAACTACCACTTCGATAACGGTATCTTCAGAGGGCTGGCGTTTGCGAACTTCTCCACTCCAGAGGACACAAGCAGGGTGATCTCCGACTTGAATGGCAAGGAGATCAACGGGCGGAAGCTGAAGGTGGAGTACAAAAAGATGCTGCCACAGGCGGAAAGAGAGCGCATCGAAAGagagaaaagagaaaagagagGCCAGCTGGAAGAACAACACAGATCCATGTCAAACTTGTCTCTGTCATCTATGAACAGAAACAGCAACAATACAAACAACAGCAATGTAACCCCAGCGGCAAATACCACCAACTTGCTGTCTCAGCAGCTCTTCTCTCCAAACTTGGGATCTTTATCCACTATGCAAAACAGCAACATTGTACAACCAATGGCCAACCAGAGCACTTCGGGATCGATGTACAGCGCCCGTAACAGCGCATACCAGAACGATCCTAACACAAGCGCGAACATGGTCCAGCAACAGTCTGCCGTGACTGAAAGATACTATGCCCCATTACCAGCAGCTTACTCGTTGCCATTGCCTCCACAGCAGTTGGACCTAAACGATCCTGATACTTTGGAAATTTACTCCCAACTATTATTGTTCAAGGATAGAGAGAAGACGTACTACGAGCTGGCTTACCCTGTCGGCGTTTCTGCCAACCACAAACGTATTATAAATGTGCTATGCTCTTACTTAAACCTAGTTGAGGTGTACGATCCTAGGTTCATCATTATAAGAAGGAAAGTCTTGAACCAAAATGACTTGCAATCTCACATCTTACAAAATCAACAGTCTCCTCAAGTTGGGACGACCGAGAATAATGCAATGATGCACCCATTGCAAGCTAGCTCTACTGGAGGATCGATGAACAGATCTCACTCTTACACAAATCTTCTACAAACGCATGCCGCTGCCGCTGCCGTTGGAACAACAACTGCCAGCTATGGATTGGGCGTTACAGCCGCCTCCTCCACTGGTACTCCCAAGATTACACAGCTAGCTCAACAAATGGTTGCCAATCAACAAAGCCAACAGCAGAATGCAAGCGCACAAGGTCATGTAGCTTCTACCTCTTCACCAGTTATTAGTGTTCAATCCAATCCTCTATTCAGTGgagaacaacaacaatcaCTTCTAAGACAAACAAGTGGCTTAACAGCATCTTCCAGAATTCCTTCCGGGTACTCTTCCAATCAAATGTACAATAATGTGAACCCATTGCTAAGAAATAACGGTATTTCCCCACCAGCTGGCCAAACAGCTTTAAATATGACCTCAATCCATAACAACCAGAGAATCCCACAAGGTTTCCCAGCATCTGCATCTCAgttacaacaacagcaacaacagcaacaacaaacaTACGGTCAAAACTCAAATCCTTTAATACCGCAGCACACTAATGAATCGGCTCACTCTAACTATTCTTTGCAGTCCCTACATGATGACTTAATGAATCAGCAGTCCAATACCTCTGTTTTAGGCAACAGTATCTCTGCTACAAATACTGCTAACGCCTCCGATATGATCTACAGAACATTGAGCCAATCTAGATATGAGGACGGTCTTGAACAAGGCCTTAACAGATCCTTGAGCGCATTGGACCTGACTGGTAAGGACCAGGAAAATTCTTCAAACGATAAGAATGCAGGCTGGCCTTAAttatgaaaagaaatataccAGTAACGAAAACGAACTCATGCTAATGAAATGACTTACGTACAGAATCCTGATGATTTTCacgattttttttttttacatctaattctcttttttctaaaattaatgaacAGGCTTTTAACAACCCACTACTTTATAGATAATATTTGGTAAATTCACGTCGTGGTTGTCCCCATACAAGAAAATTGTCACCttctatcttttcttcatctcaATTGCATGCTTAAACACGCGTTCAGAATATTGTCCAAACTCAAATCTCAATGTGATATATGCCTCACTTGCAAAATTTATTCCTTACCATTTAAACCAATCAATTTTTGCAACACCTTGACTTTTTTACGTCACGCACAGGGGGGACAATCTCAACAATCTCATAACATAGCTATGAAAAATGAGTTAGCTACCTACTCCCTATTGCAACAACTATTTTGCCTACCAACTCGACgttaatgatattattctGCGGAATCATAAGCATTCTATACATGGTTTCAACTTTTTCAGCGAAACATTGGCTTCTTGATTCTCGCAATACCCTCCATTTCAAAATgtattttaaaaaaaacaactaaTATGTACTTTCTTATGTATTATTCTAACTAAATTCATATCACACTACTCATAGTTGGTACAGCATGCAAGAGGCATGATACGATTAAGTCAGAGCTTATTGTTGCAGTTCAGTCACATCACTGAATACGCTGCATTTCTTCATTGAGCCTGAATTGATCACAAGGTAAACAAGTGGATTACACCTTAACTATGATGT includes these proteins:
- the PIN4 gene encoding Pin4p (CAGL0A04213g~Ortholog(s) have mRNA binding activity), whose protein sequence is MDTDSNPEAGVNNGAANGAANAASLTNDTATPPTTTTTTATTNNDYEANDEDVIPNAIVIKNIPFAIKKEQLLDIIQEMGLPLPYAFNYHFDNGIFRGLAFANFSTPEDTSRVISDLNGKEINGRKLKVEYKKMLPQAERERIEREKREKRGQLEEQHRSMSNLSLSSMNRNSNNTNNSNVTPAANTTNLLSQQLFSPNLGSLSTMQNSNIVQPMANQSTSGSMYSARNSAYQNDPNTSANMVQQQSAVTERYYAPLPAAYSLPLPPQQLDLNDPDTLEIYSQLLLFKDREKTYYELAYPVGVSANHKRIINVLCSYLNLVEVYDPRFIIIRRKVLNQNDLQSHILQNQQSPQVGTTENNAMMHPLQASSTGGSMNRSHSYTNLLQTHAAAAAVGTTTASYGLGVTAASSTGTPKITQLAQQMVANQQSQQQNASAQGHVASTSSPVISVQSNPLFSGEQQQSLLRQTSGLTASSRIPSGYSSNQMYNNVNPLLRNNGISPPAGQTALNMTSIHNNQRIPQGFPASASQLQQQQQQQQQTYGQNSNPLIPQHTNESAHSNYSLQSLHDDLMNQQSNTSVLGNSISATNTANASDMIYRTLSQSRYEDGLEQGLNRSLSALDLTGKDQENSSNDKNAGWP